One window from the genome of Xenorhabdus bovienii SS-2004 encodes:
- the cydD gene encoding heme ABC transporter permease/ATP-binding protein CydD: MDKTRQSELVRWLRQQSAPARRWLRLSMLLGLISGLLIISQAWLLASILQALIMDNIPRENLIVQFLMLIAAFTLRAIVSAIRERIGFICGKVVRQQIRSMVLDKLAQLGPVWVKGKPAGSWATIILEQIEDMQDFYSRYLPQMALATIIPLLILMTVFPVNWAAGLILLVTAPLIPLFMTLVGLGAADANRRNFVALSRLSGNFLDRLRGLETLRVFHRGEAEVKQLTESTDNFRHRTMEVLRMAFLSSAVLEFFAAVSIAVVAVYFGFSYLGELHFGSYGLGVTLFAGFLALILAPEFFQPLRDLGTFYHAKAQAVGAAESLFTLLSSEGEHSVFNGERMLPDTKSVTIEANELEIRSHDGHRLAGPLSFTIDQHQRIALVGKSGAGKSSLINLLLGFLPYRGSLKINGIELRELNLTKWREQLSWVGQNPHLPEQTLLDNIRLGQFDATQDQINDVMEQAYVSEFIYALPDGVNTVIGDNAARLSVGQAQRIAVARALLNPCQLLLLDEPAASLDAHSEQRVMMALNQASSQQTTLLVTHLLEETLEYDQIWVMENGLIIEKGHYQSLSQSQGAFSRLLSHRSVEL, from the coding sequence ATGGACAAAACAAGACAATCTGAACTTGTTCGATGGCTAAGACAGCAAAGTGCGCCTGCCCGTCGGTGGCTTCGGCTATCCATGCTACTTGGCCTCATTAGCGGATTACTAATCATCTCTCAAGCTTGGCTTCTGGCGTCAATCCTTCAAGCACTAATCATGGATAATATCCCCCGCGAAAATCTCATCGTTCAGTTTCTGATGCTGATCGCCGCCTTTACATTGCGGGCAATTGTCAGTGCTATTCGAGAGCGTATCGGTTTTATCTGTGGCAAGGTTGTACGCCAACAAATCCGCAGTATGGTTTTGGATAAACTGGCACAATTGGGGCCGGTTTGGGTCAAAGGAAAACCCGCCGGAAGCTGGGCTACGATTATCTTGGAACAAATTGAAGATATGCAGGATTTTTATTCCCGCTATCTGCCCCAAATGGCGCTTGCAACGATTATCCCTCTCTTAATCCTGATGACTGTCTTTCCTGTCAACTGGGCTGCAGGGTTAATTTTACTCGTCACAGCCCCATTAATTCCCCTTTTTATGACATTGGTTGGATTAGGGGCCGCTGACGCCAATCGACGCAATTTTGTCGCGCTCAGTCGTTTAAGCGGCAATTTCCTTGATCGTTTACGGGGTCTGGAAACTCTACGCGTGTTCCATCGCGGGGAAGCCGAAGTTAAGCAACTTACCGAATCGACAGACAATTTCCGTCACAGAACGATGGAAGTACTGCGCATGGCATTTTTATCGTCTGCTGTGCTGGAGTTTTTTGCTGCGGTTTCCATTGCGGTTGTTGCCGTTTATTTTGGTTTTTCTTATTTGGGAGAATTACATTTTGGTAGTTATGGTCTGGGTGTCACGTTGTTTGCAGGCTTCCTCGCTCTGATCCTCGCTCCTGAATTCTTTCAGCCACTGCGCGATTTGGGTACGTTTTATCATGCAAAAGCCCAGGCTGTCGGTGCCGCAGAGTCACTTTTTACCCTGCTCAGCAGTGAGGGAGAACACTCTGTATTCAACGGCGAAAGAATGCTGCCAGATACAAAATCAGTGACTATTGAAGCAAACGAACTGGAAATCCGGTCACACGATGGTCATCGTCTTGCGGGTCCCTTGAGCTTCACGATTGACCAACATCAGCGGATTGCATTGGTTGGGAAAAGTGGTGCAGGGAAAAGCTCACTGATCAATCTATTACTCGGATTCCTACCCTATCGCGGCTCTTTGAAAATCAATGGAATCGAGCTACGTGAGCTGAATCTAACCAAATGGCGTGAGCAATTAAGCTGGGTTGGACAAAATCCACACCTGCCAGAACAGACGCTGCTCGATAATATCCGTCTTGGTCAATTTGACGCAACACAAGACCAGATTAATGATGTTATGGAACAGGCTTATGTCAGCGAGTTTATTTATGCTCTTCCTGACGGCGTGAATACAGTCATTGGTGACAATGCTGCCCGTTTATCTGTTGGACAAGCTCAACGCATCGCCGTAGCACGGGCATTATTGAATCCCTGTCAGTTATTGTTGTTGGATGAGCCAGCAGCCAGTCTTGACGCCCATAGCGAACAACGTGTGATGATGGCATTAAATCAGGCATCTAGTCAGCAAACCACACTGCTGGTCACTCACCTGTTAGAAGAAACACTGGAATATGACCAGATTTGGGTAATGGAAAACGGGTTAATCATTGAGAAAGGCCATTATCAGAGTTTAAGCCAATCTCAAGGGGCATTTTCCCGTCTGTTGTCTCATCGCAGCGTGGAGCTTTAA
- the cydC gene encoding heme ABC transporter ATP-binding protein/permease CydC: protein MRILLPFLALYRRHWFLISLGMVLAIVTLLASIGLLTLSGWFLAGTALAGFAGLYTFNYMLPAAGVRGAAIFRTAGRYGERLVSHDATFRVLAHLRVFAFQKILPLSPGGIARFRQGELLNRIVADVETLDHLYLRVISPVLSALVVIVVLTFGLSFLDVTLAYTLGGIMLGLLIILPFGFYHAGKPYGRDITLLRGQYRTLLTSALQGQAELTVFGALGRFRQSMTDVESDWLKCQQQQANLTGLSQAVMIFATGITVTLLLWLAAAGVGEHSQPGALIALFAFCALAAFEALGPVTVAFQHMGQVISSATRVSQLMHQEPEVTFPAHGPQTTDSLNLEIKNIDFTYPEQPLPVLKNISLSLASGEHIALLGKTGCGKSTLLQLLSRAWNVDHGEIQLNQQPISQYDETTLRSMMSIVPQRIHVFSHTLRENLLLAKPDASDDELVIVLKQVGLGNLLDNNEKLNCWMGEGGRQLSGGEQRRLGIARALLHNAPLMLLDEPTEGLDADTEQQILSLLRHSCQHKTLIVVTHRLTGLQHLDRICVMDEGRIIEQGKHDVLLAQQGRYYQFYQRQSYPEQE from the coding sequence ATGCGTATATTACTCCCATTTCTCGCACTCTATCGCCGCCACTGGTTTCTCATCAGCTTAGGCATGGTATTAGCGATTGTAACCCTGTTAGCCAGTATTGGCTTGCTGACGCTTTCCGGCTGGTTTCTTGCCGGTACAGCCTTGGCAGGATTCGCGGGGTTATATACGTTCAATTATATGCTGCCAGCCGCTGGCGTCCGTGGTGCAGCTATTTTCCGTACTGCTGGCCGTTATGGTGAACGACTGGTCAGTCATGATGCTACTTTTCGCGTATTAGCCCATCTACGCGTTTTTGCCTTTCAGAAAATTTTACCGCTTTCTCCGGGAGGCATCGCCCGTTTTCGTCAAGGCGAGCTGCTGAATAGAATCGTTGCGGATGTCGAAACGCTTGATCACCTCTATCTGCGAGTTATCTCCCCTGTCCTTTCAGCGTTGGTTGTGATTGTTGTTCTGACTTTTGGCTTGAGTTTTCTTGATGTCACCCTCGCATATACCCTAGGCGGGATTATGCTGGGGCTACTGATAATATTGCCTTTTGGGTTTTATCATGCAGGAAAGCCTTATGGCAGAGACATCACCCTACTACGCGGTCAATATCGTACATTACTCACTAGCGCGTTGCAGGGACAGGCGGAGTTAACAGTGTTTGGCGCACTCGGGCGTTTTCGACAATCAATGACAGACGTTGAATCCGATTGGCTGAAATGCCAACAACAGCAAGCCAACCTGACGGGGCTTTCTCAAGCCGTTATGATTTTCGCTACAGGCATAACAGTGACTCTGCTACTTTGGCTGGCAGCAGCAGGTGTAGGGGAACATAGCCAACCCGGAGCACTGATAGCTCTATTTGCGTTCTGTGCTCTCGCTGCTTTCGAAGCTCTTGGACCCGTCACAGTAGCATTTCAGCATATGGGACAGGTTATCTCATCTGCAACCCGTGTTTCTCAGTTAATGCATCAGGAGCCAGAAGTCACTTTCCCTGCTCATGGGCCACAAACGACTGATAGCCTCAATCTTGAGATAAAAAATATTGATTTCACCTATCCTGAACAACCTCTGCCAGTATTGAAGAATATTTCACTGTCCCTGGCATCTGGCGAGCATATCGCACTATTGGGGAAAACAGGGTGCGGTAAATCGACACTTTTACAGTTACTGAGCCGTGCATGGAATGTTGATCACGGCGAAATTCAGCTCAATCAACAACCTATTTCCCAGTATGATGAAACCACGCTGCGATCAATGATGTCTATCGTTCCTCAGCGGATACATGTCTTCAGCCATACCCTGCGTGAAAACCTCTTGCTAGCCAAACCGGATGCCAGCGATGATGAGTTAGTAATCGTACTCAAACAAGTGGGTTTAGGGAACTTGCTAGACAATAATGAAAAGCTAAACTGTTGGATGGGTGAAGGTGGGCGCCAGCTTTCCGGTGGGGAACAACGCCGTTTGGGGATTGCCAGAGCGTTGTTACACAATGCACCATTAATGCTGCTGGATGAGCCGACAGAGGGGCTGGATGCCGATACTGAACAACAGATTCTGTCTCTGTTACGCCACAGTTGCCAGCACAAGACACTGATTGTGGTTACCCATCGATTAACAGGTTTACAGCATTTGGATCGTATCTGTGTTATGGATGAGGGACGCATCATTGAGCAAGGCAAACATGATGTGTTGCTGGCTCAGCAGGGGCGTTACTATCAATTCTATCAGCGACAGAGCTATCCTGAGCAGGAGTAA
- the aat gene encoding leucyl/phenylalanyl-tRNA--protein transferase, with protein MTIAQLGNSYAFPHPTHALAEPNGLLAFGGDLCAERLRVAYHEGIFPWFSPDELPLWWSPDPRAVLIPGELHTGRTLRRFIRKLPYQITVNYAFDQVIYGCAQRQEGTWIGSDVQKGYQALHQEGLAHSIEVWHDCQLVGGLYGINVGTLFCGESMFSKMENASKCAFVAFYHHFLHHGGQLLDCQVLNHHTKSLGAKNIPRKEFLQHLYLCREQSLQAGCWAAQMLDL; from the coding sequence ATGACGATAGCTCAACTGGGTAACTCATATGCATTTCCTCATCCAACCCATGCGCTGGCTGAACCAAATGGTTTACTAGCATTTGGCGGTGATCTATGCGCAGAGCGTTTAAGGGTAGCTTATCACGAAGGTATTTTCCCTTGGTTTTCCCCTGATGAGCTTCCCCTATGGTGGTCACCCGACCCCCGAGCGGTTCTAATTCCGGGTGAATTACATACTGGACGTACGCTACGTCGTTTTATTCGCAAACTTCCTTACCAAATTACGGTAAACTATGCTTTCGATCAGGTGATATATGGTTGTGCCCAACGGCAAGAAGGCACTTGGATCGGGTCTGATGTTCAGAAAGGTTATCAGGCTCTACATCAAGAAGGTCTGGCTCATTCAATTGAAGTCTGGCATGACTGCCAACTTGTAGGTGGTTTATATGGGATTAATGTAGGTACGCTATTTTGCGGAGAATCGATGTTTAGCAAAATGGAGAATGCATCTAAGTGTGCTTTTGTGGCATTCTACCACCACTTTTTACATCATGGTGGCCAATTATTGGATTGTCAGGTACTAAATCACCATACGAAATCATTAGGCGCAAAAAATATTCCAAGGAAAGAATTTCTCCAGCATCTTTACTTATGCAGAGAGCAATCATTGCAGGCAGGATGCTGGGCTGCTCAAATGCTGGATTTATAG
- the infA gene encoding translation initiation factor IF-1, producing MAKEDNIEMQGTVLDTLPNTMFRVELENGHVVTAHISGKMRKNYIRILTGDKVTVELTPYDLSKGRIVFRSR from the coding sequence ATGGCCAAAGAAGACAATATTGAAATGCAAGGTACTGTGTTAGACACACTGCCAAACACCATGTTCCGTGTCGAATTGGAAAATGGACACGTCGTTACTGCTCACATTTCAGGCAAAATGCGTAAAAACTATATTCGCATCCTGACTGGAGACAAGGTTACAGTTGAGCTAACCCCATATGACCTGAGCAAAGGCCGTATCGTCTTCCGTAGCCGCTGA
- the clpA gene encoding ATP-dependent Clp protease ATP-binding subunit ClpA, with translation MLNQELELSLNIAFAKARDNRHEFMTVEHLLLALLSNTSARGALEACKVDLVMLRQELENFIAQTTPLLSENDDRDTQPTLSFQRVLQRAVFHVQSSGRSEVSGSNVLVAIFSEQESQAAYLLRKHDVSRLDIVNFISHGTRKDESDNESHHSVNPIQEEQVINEDRLENFTTNLNQLAQKGQIDPLVGRQHELERTVQVLCRRRKNNPLFVGESGVGKTAIAEGLAWRIVQKDVPEVIKDCTIYSLDIGSLLAGTKYRGDFEKRFKSLLKTLEQDSKSILFIDEIHTIIGAGAASGGQVDAANLIKPLLSSGRIRVIGSTTYHEFSNIFEKDRALARRFQKIDILEPSSEETVQIINGLRTKYEAHHDVRYTAKAIRAAVELSVKYITDRHLPDKAIDVIDEAGARTRLVPASRRKKTINVADIESVVARIARIPEKTVSASDKDVLRTLDDRLKMLVFGQDKAIGVLTEAIKMSRAGLGQEHKPVGSFLFAGPTGVGKTEVTLQLAKMLNIKLLRFDMSEYMERHTVSRLIGAPPGYVGYDQGGLLTDAIIKHPHSVLLLDEIEKAHPDVFNLLLQVMDNGTLTDNNGRKADFRNVILVMTTNAGVREIQRKSIGFTEQDNSIDGMEEIKRIFTPEFRNRLDGIIWFDALSAEVIQLVVDKFIVELQAQLDEKGVSLEVSADARQWLCDKGYDRAMGARPMTRVIQDNLKKPLANELLFGSLIHGGSVRINLDKDKRALIYDFKSAQKSSKKKSEDAVL, from the coding sequence ATGCTCAATCAAGAACTGGAGCTTAGTCTCAACATTGCTTTTGCCAAAGCAAGGGATAACAGACATGAATTTATGACTGTAGAGCACCTATTGCTGGCGTTGTTAAGCAATACATCAGCGCGAGGAGCACTGGAGGCTTGTAAAGTCGATCTGGTGATGTTACGCCAGGAATTGGAAAATTTTATCGCACAAACAACCCCTTTGTTATCAGAGAATGATGACAGAGATACACAACCTACGTTGAGTTTCCAACGTGTATTACAGCGTGCAGTGTTTCATGTTCAGTCTTCGGGGCGTTCAGAAGTTTCTGGGTCGAATGTCTTGGTTGCTATTTTCAGTGAACAGGAGTCCCAGGCTGCTTATTTACTGCGAAAGCATGATGTGAGCCGTCTGGATATCGTGAATTTCATTTCACATGGAACGCGCAAAGATGAGTCTGATAATGAGTCTCATCACAGTGTCAATCCGATTCAGGAGGAACAGGTGATAAATGAAGATCGACTGGAAAATTTCACTACCAACCTGAATCAATTGGCACAAAAAGGGCAGATTGATCCGCTTGTCGGACGTCAGCATGAATTGGAAAGAACGGTTCAGGTATTATGCCGCCGCCGTAAAAACAACCCTTTATTTGTGGGGGAGTCAGGTGTTGGCAAGACCGCCATTGCTGAGGGGCTTGCATGGCGTATTGTGCAAAAAGATGTTCCTGAGGTTATTAAGGATTGCACAATCTATTCGTTGGATATTGGTTCATTGCTGGCGGGTACTAAGTATCGAGGTGATTTTGAGAAGCGCTTCAAATCTTTGTTAAAAACGTTAGAGCAAGACAGCAAAAGTATTCTCTTTATCGACGAAATCCATACCATTATTGGTGCAGGTGCTGCTTCGGGGGGGCAGGTGGATGCGGCTAACCTGATTAAGCCGCTGTTGTCCAGTGGTCGCATTCGGGTGATTGGCTCAACGACTTATCACGAATTCAGTAATATTTTTGAGAAAGATCGAGCGCTGGCTCGCCGATTCCAGAAGATAGACATTCTTGAACCTTCTTCTGAGGAAACGGTGCAGATTATCAATGGATTGCGTACTAAATATGAGGCGCACCATGATGTTCGTTATACTGCAAAAGCCATTCGTGCTGCGGTTGAGCTGTCTGTGAAATATATTACAGATCGCCACCTGCCGGATAAAGCCATTGATGTTATTGATGAAGCGGGAGCGAGAACAAGATTGGTGCCGGCTAGTCGTCGCAAAAAAACGATTAACGTTGCCGACATTGAATCTGTAGTGGCTCGTATTGCCCGTATTCCAGAAAAAACGGTTTCAGCCAGTGACAAAGATGTATTGAGAACACTGGATGATCGTTTGAAGATGCTGGTTTTCGGTCAGGATAAAGCAATCGGGGTACTGACGGAAGCCATTAAGATGAGCCGTGCCGGATTGGGGCAGGAACATAAACCAGTGGGGTCTTTCCTGTTTGCAGGACCCACGGGGGTCGGTAAGACGGAAGTTACTCTCCAGCTCGCTAAAATGCTTAATATAAAATTACTGCGGTTTGATATGTCTGAATATATGGAACGCCATACCGTCAGTCGTTTGATTGGTGCACCACCAGGTTATGTGGGATACGATCAGGGCGGTTTATTGACAGATGCTATTATCAAACATCCACATTCAGTGTTGTTGCTGGATGAGATTGAGAAGGCTCATCCTGACGTGTTCAACTTGCTGCTACAGGTCATGGATAATGGCACATTGACAGATAACAATGGCCGCAAGGCTGATTTCCGCAATGTGATTCTGGTGATGACAACCAACGCAGGGGTACGTGAGATACAGCGTAAGTCCATTGGTTTTACTGAGCAGGATAACAGCATAGATGGAATGGAAGAGATCAAACGGATCTTCACACCTGAATTCCGTAACCGTCTCGATGGTATCATCTGGTTTGATGCACTTTCCGCTGAAGTCATTCAACTGGTTGTTGATAAATTCATCGTTGAACTGCAAGCACAACTGGATGAAAAAGGTGTTTCTCTGGAAGTAAGTGCAGATGCCCGTCAGTGGTTATGTGATAAAGGCTATGACAGAGCGATGGGCGCACGTCCAATGACTCGGGTGATTCAGGACAATCTCAAGAAACCATTGGCGAATGAACTGTTGTTTGGTTCGTTGATACATGGAGGTTCGGTTAGGATTAATCTTGATAAAGACAAACGGGCACTGATATACGATTTCAAAAGTGCACAAAAGTCGAGTAAAAAGAAATCGGAAGATGCGGTGCTATAA
- the clpS gene encoding ATP-dependent Clp protease adapter ClpS, with translation MSEFYNSLKIEELIEDKTEQTLQPPSMYKVILNNDDYTPMEFVVDVLRKFFSYDVERATQLMLDIHYQGKAICGIYTAEVAETKAAQVNMYAKEHEHPLLCSLEKV, from the coding sequence ATGAGTGAGTTTTATAACAGTTTGAAAATTGAAGAATTAATTGAAGATAAAACAGAGCAAACGTTACAGCCACCATCAATGTATAAGGTGATTCTTAACAATGACGACTATACCCCTATGGAGTTTGTGGTTGACGTATTGCGAAAGTTCTTTTCTTATGATGTTGAACGAGCAACGCAACTCATGCTGGATATCCATTACCAAGGTAAGGCAATTTGCGGGATTTATACGGCAGAGGTGGCAGAAACTAAAGCTGCGCAAGTGAATATGTATGCTAAAGAGCACGAGCATCCGTTACTTTGCTCGCTGGAGAAGGTCTGA
- the cspD gene encoding cold shock-like protein CspD produces the protein METGTVKWFNNAKGFGFICPASGGDDIFAHYSTIQMDGYRTLKAGQKVNFSIHQGPKGNHASLIVPLEDDSKSKKE, from the coding sequence ATGGAAACAGGTACTGTGAAATGGTTCAATAATGCAAAGGGCTTTGGATTTATTTGTCCGGCCAGCGGAGGCGATGACATATTCGCTCACTATTCAACCATTCAGATGGATGGTTATAGGACGCTGAAAGCTGGGCAAAAAGTGAACTTCAGTATTCATCAAGGCCCCAAAGGCAACCATGCCAGCCTTATTGTTCCTCTGGAAGATGACTCGAAATCAAAAAAAGAGTGA
- a CDS encoding lysine exporter LysO family protein: MYSGLLIVLIPLILGYLIRLNNKTALATVHYLLNIIIYVILFLMGVRLAMLENLGNNLLSILLYAMTFFLCIFATNLLALILLDKRDPWIIQVNKQEKSPSQLHMVFDSIKLCGALISGFLLGLTNWSLLNFADHASEIALILLLLLVGIQLRNNGMSLKQTLLNRRGTIIALVVAISSLLGGIIAAFLLGLPTKTGLAIASGYGWYSLSGILLSNAYGSVIGSTAFFNDLARELASILLIPMLINRYRSTALGLTGAASIDFTLPILQRCGGISIVPAAIVHGFILSLMTPVFIAFFTQQA, encoded by the coding sequence ATGTATTCAGGGTTGCTAATTGTTCTCATACCATTAATTCTAGGCTACCTTATTCGTCTGAATAATAAAACGGCGCTGGCCACAGTTCATTACCTACTTAATATCATAATTTATGTCATTCTCTTCCTGATGGGCGTCAGACTCGCCATGCTGGAAAATCTGGGCAATAATCTACTCTCTATCCTGCTGTATGCGATGACATTTTTCTTATGCATATTTGCGACTAACTTGCTGGCACTTATCCTATTGGATAAACGGGATCCGTGGATTATTCAAGTCAATAAGCAGGAAAAATCGCCTTCTCAATTACATATGGTTTTTGATTCCATCAAGTTATGTGGTGCATTAATATCAGGATTTTTACTCGGGCTGACAAACTGGTCATTGTTGAATTTTGCCGATCATGCCAGTGAAATTGCCTTGATTCTTTTACTGCTTCTGGTTGGTATTCAACTGCGCAATAACGGAATGAGTTTAAAACAAACGCTGTTGAATCGCCGTGGCACCATTATCGCTCTGGTCGTCGCTATAAGCTCCCTGTTGGGTGGCATTATCGCCGCATTTTTACTGGGATTACCGACCAAAACCGGTCTTGCCATCGCATCTGGGTATGGCTGGTACTCTCTTTCTGGTATTTTACTCTCTAACGCTTATGGCTCGGTGATTGGCAGTACTGCATTCTTCAATGATCTAGCCCGTGAGTTGGCATCAATTCTGCTCATTCCGATGCTCATCAATCGTTATCGCTCAACAGCGTTGGGGTTAACCGGAGCTGCATCAATAGACTTTACATTACCAATATTACAACGCTGTGGTGGCATAAGTATCGTACCAGCAGCCATTGTTCACGGTTTTATATTGAGCTTGATGACGCCCGTATTTATTGCATTTTTTACTCAACAGGCTTAG
- the artP gene encoding arginine ABC transporter ATP-binding protein ArtP, producing the protein MSIQLKNINCFYGTHQALFDINFECTSGETVVLLGPSGAGKSSLLRVLNLLEMPRSGQLSVATHQFDFKQQPGAKEIRTLRQKVGMVFQQYNLWPHLTVMDNLIEAPCRVLGLPRQQAREKAAKLLARLRLDEFSNRFPQHLSGGQQQRVAIARALMMEPQILLFDEPTAALDPEITSQVINIIKELAGTGITQIIVTHEVELARKAATHIVYMEKGHIIEKGDASHFLKPKTEAFAHYLSH; encoded by the coding sequence ATGAGCATTCAATTAAAAAACATAAATTGTTTCTATGGAACGCATCAGGCCCTGTTCGATATCAATTTTGAATGTACATCAGGAGAAACTGTGGTTCTGTTGGGCCCGAGTGGTGCTGGCAAAAGCTCTTTACTGCGAGTGCTTAATCTATTGGAGATGCCTCGTTCTGGGCAACTAAGCGTGGCAACACATCAGTTTGATTTCAAACAGCAGCCAGGCGCCAAGGAAATACGAACACTGCGGCAAAAAGTTGGCATGGTTTTTCAACAATACAACCTATGGCCACACCTAACTGTGATGGATAACTTGATTGAAGCCCCCTGCCGCGTATTAGGTCTACCCAGACAGCAGGCTCGGGAAAAAGCAGCAAAACTGCTGGCTCGTCTTCGTTTGGATGAATTTTCCAACCGTTTTCCACAACACCTGTCTGGCGGACAGCAACAGCGTGTCGCTATTGCACGGGCATTAATGATGGAACCCCAGATTCTGCTGTTTGATGAACCAACCGCTGCACTTGATCCTGAAATTACATCTCAAGTCATCAATATCATCAAAGAACTGGCAGGAACTGGTATTACCCAAATTATCGTGACACACGAAGTGGAACTTGCACGTAAGGCAGCAACACATATTGTGTATATGGAGAAAGGCCACATCATTGAAAAAGGTGACGCAAGTCATTTTTTAAAACCCAAAACAGAAGCCTTTGCTCATTATTTGTCACACTAG
- the artJ gene encoding arginine ABC transporter substrate-binding protein has translation MKKLLFAALLTAMTLSTSATAAEKETLRFATEATYPPFEFIDANNKIQGFDVDLANAICAKINTECTFTNQAFDSLIPSLKFRRFDALMAGIDITPDRRKQVDFTHTYYDNSAVFIAIKGKFTHSADLKSKQVGIQNGTTHQKYLMEQHKEIKTVPYDSYQNAILDLKNGRIDAVFGDTAVANEWLKKNKELGSVGDKVTDKDYFGIGLGIAVRKGNTALLDKLNKALAEVKQDGTYNSIYKKWFEQ, from the coding sequence ATGAAAAAATTATTGTTTGCTGCCTTATTAACCGCAATGACTTTGTCTACATCTGCAACCGCAGCAGAAAAAGAAACGCTGCGCTTTGCTACAGAAGCAACCTATCCTCCGTTTGAATTTATTGATGCAAACAATAAAATTCAAGGGTTCGATGTAGATTTAGCGAATGCTATTTGCGCGAAAATCAACACAGAGTGCACATTCACCAATCAAGCTTTCGATAGCCTCATTCCCAGCCTGAAATTCCGCCGTTTTGATGCATTGATGGCAGGCATTGATATTACGCCCGACCGCCGTAAACAAGTTGATTTCACTCATACCTATTATGATAACTCTGCCGTTTTTATTGCCATCAAAGGAAAATTTACTCATTCTGCCGATCTGAAAAGCAAGCAAGTGGGAATACAGAATGGTACGACACATCAGAAATATTTGATGGAACAGCATAAAGAGATCAAAACCGTACCTTATGACAGTTATCAGAATGCGATCCTTGATCTGAAAAATGGCCGTATTGATGCTGTATTCGGTGATACTGCCGTTGCCAATGAATGGCTGAAGAAGAATAAAGAATTAGGCTCTGTCGGCGACAAAGTTACTGACAAAGATTACTTTGGCATTGGTTTAGGAATTGCAGTTCGTAAAGGTAATACAGCTTTGCTGGATAAGCTGAACAAAGCACTGGCTGAAGTCAAACAAGATGGTACTTATAACTCCATCTATAAAAAATGGTTTGAACAATAA
- the artQ gene encoding arginine ABC transporter permease ArtQ, with protein sequence MSELQSLINAAGITIGLAVSSLVIGLILAMLFAAWESAGWKPFAFLGSCWVTLIRGLPEILVVLFIYFGSSQLLITLSEGFDVNLIVWQFRIQMEIDNFDVSPFLCGVIALSLLYSAYASQTLRGALKAVPMGQREAGQALGLSQSRIFFRLTMPQMWRHALPGLGNQWLVLLKDTALVSLISVNDLMLQTKSIATRTQEPFTWYVIAAMIYLVITLVSQFILKRLEMRAIHFERSASDV encoded by the coding sequence ATGAGTGAACTTCAATCTTTAATTAACGCCGCTGGTATTACCATCGGCCTTGCTGTTTCTTCTCTTGTCATTGGCTTAATTCTGGCAATGCTTTTTGCCGCTTGGGAATCAGCCGGCTGGAAACCCTTTGCTTTCTTAGGCTCTTGTTGGGTCACATTGATCAGAGGATTGCCTGAAATTCTGGTTGTCCTCTTTATCTATTTCGGAAGTTCACAGCTTCTCATAACGCTGTCAGAAGGCTTTGATGTCAATCTCATTGTTTGGCAATTCAGAATCCAGATGGAAATTGACAACTTTGATGTCAGCCCTTTCCTTTGTGGTGTTATCGCCCTTTCTCTACTTTACTCCGCATACGCATCACAAACACTGCGAGGCGCATTGAAAGCAGTCCCAATGGGGCAACGGGAAGCCGGACAAGCACTCGGGTTAAGTCAAAGCCGTATATTTTTTCGTCTGACTATGCCGCAGATGTGGCGCCATGCATTGCCAGGGCTTGGCAATCAGTGGTTGGTTCTACTGAAAGATACTGCTTTAGTTTCACTGATCAGTGTTAATGATCTGATGTTGCAAACGAAAAGTATCGCGACTCGCACACAGGAGCCATTTACATGGTATGTGATTGCCGCCATGATCTATCTGGTGATTACTCTGGTGAGCCAATTTATTCTCAAACGGCTTGAAATGCGCGCCATTCATTTTGAACGGAGTGCTTCCGATGTTTGA